A region of the Ferroacidibacillus organovorans genome:
CGCGATCTTCTAATCGTTCAATGCCCGGCGAAGCGCTTTCCAAGATAAGACAAGAGATTCGCGACGGCATGGCGAGTGCAAGGCGAAGAGCAAGCCTCCCCCCCATGGAATAACCGATGAGTACAACAGGTTCGTTTAATTTTTGGAGAAATGCGGAAAGATCGGCGACCTGCTCTTCCATCGCATACCGCTCCTGCGCGAGTTTGGCTTGCGTTTTGCCATGACCCAAAAGATCGAGTGCGAGAGAGCGATGTGACTTGGAAAATGCCTCCATGAAAGGCAAATACTCTTCGGCCGTTCCCAGCCAGCCGTGCAGCCACACGAGAGGCGGCCCACTCCCAACCTCGATCCCGTGATAAGAAACGCCTCTTAGCGTCACAGAAAAAGCTTTCACGATGCGCCATCCTCACTCGCATGACCAAAAGGCGCAAGCACCGCGCGGTGCAAGCGCGCGTTCTCTGCTCGATCCGTGTCAATTTGTAGCAGCGTCAATCCTTCTTGCATAAGTCCTGCATGCAGAGCCTCACGGAAATCATCCCAGTCCCGGGCGCGTGTGTAGTGCGCGCCATAGAGCGCAGCCGTATGTTGAAAATCGCGTCCATGCGGCGTTTCGAAATATGAAAAAACATCCTGCTGTGTAGCCTGCGGTAGCATGGAAAAGATGCCTCCCCCGTCATTTTGCACGAGGACGATGACCAGGGGTATGTGATAGTGACAGGCGGCAAGCAAGCCGTTTTGATCGTGAAAAAACGAGAGATCGCCAATGACGAGGACCGTTTTCTCGCGCTGATAGGCGGCTGTTCCAACCGCGCTTGAGACGACGCCGTCAATCCCGCTTGCGCCGCGGTTTGCAAAGACACGCAGACGAGTGGAAGTAACAGGGAAAAAGCTGTCCATGTCGCGAATCGGCATGCTGTTTCCCACGTAAAGATTCGTGTCATCAGGGAGCAAACGAGCCAATTCAAAAAAGAGCTGCCCCTCGAAAAAAGGTTCGAGACCGTCCATGCGCTCGCGCAGGCCTTCTCTGCAAGCATGGTCAAGCTCCATGAGCTGAAAAGCGTAGGCGCGGCGCAAATCACGCATTTGCGCAAAATCATCACAGGCAGACGCGAGCACCTCACAAAAGCTCACCGGATTCGCCTGAACAATCTCGGCGGCACACTCCTGTGGATCGCTCCAGAGATGGCTTTCTTCGACCACAATCTGCCATGTATTTTGCCAGGCCGCCAGCGCTTGCCCCACCGATTTAGAGGTGAGCGCTCTGCCAAATCGAAGAATCACATCCGGTCTGACCTCGTCAAGTGACGAATGGCCTGCGCGCAACCACACATCCGCATGTGCAAGCACAGGCGTCTTTGAACTACCATTTGCACGATGCCCGGAAAGTGGATCGGCAAGAATGACTACGTTTAGTTTCACCGCGAGCCTCTCGATGGCACGCGCAGCGGACTCCGACTGAGGTCCGCTCACGATCAAAACGCGACGGGCCTCTGCCAGCCGTTTCATAACGCGCGTGATGGCGTGCGGGTCCGGATGCAGCACGCCCGCATAAAAAGAGAGAGGCATGCTCTGCAATTCCACCTCGCGAGGCGGCAAGAGCGGCTCGCGCAACGGATAATTTACGTGCACAGGCCCCGCCGGGCTCGCTGTCGCCGCGGCAACTGCGCGCGCCGCCGCGATACGCGCATGCTTTATCAGCACAGGCGAGTCTTCCGCCGTGGGCATCTCATACTCCCACTTTACGTGGCCGGAAAAAATCCCCGTTTGACGGATCGTCTGATTGCTTCCCTGTTCGCGCAGTTCAGCAGGCCGATCTGCCGTGATCACAAGCAGCGGTACACGCGAATAATAGGCCTCAATGACCGCGGGCAGGTAGTTGGCGACGGCTGTTCCCGATGTACAGACAAGGGCCACCGGCTCGCCACTTCGTCTGGCGAGACCAAATGCAAAAAAACCGGCAGACCGTTCATCAAGAATGGTGTAAATCTCAATCCCGGCCTGCCGCGCCCCGGCAATGGTCAGTGGCGTAGAACGCGAACCCGGCGAGATGCACAGATGCTTTACCCCTGATTGCGCCAGTTGATCGACAAATGCGACGACCGGCTTTAAATGCCCGTCACTGCTCACGCGCATCCCCCTTTGTAGTCACATCCTCCGACAGACAAAGCTCCCGTTTCATCACCTGCATCTTGAGCGTCGTCTCACTCTCTTCACGAATGGGATCAGAGTCTGCAACCAACCCGGCGCCTGCGAATAAATAGGCGCGTTCATCTCGCACAAGCGCGCTGCGAAGCGCAACCACCATCTCACCTGAGCCATCCCGCTCGATGAATCCAAGCGCTCCCGCATACCAACCGCGATCCATCGCCTCGCGCTCGCGAATCACGCGAACAGCTTTAGCGCGCGGATAGCCCGCCACGGCTGGCGTCGGTTGAAGGCGTGAAGCCACCGCAGCGATCGTCACATCGCGCAAAGCCTCCGCGCGAACGGGTGTGTAGAGATGCTGCAAATTAGGCAGACGTCTGAGCTGCGGCTCCTGGTATGCAGGTTTCGTCGCCACACCTTCTAGCGCATGCTCGATCCCTGCAAGCACAAGACGGTGTTCATGCAGGTCTTTATTGCTTGCAAGCAGCGCCTGTCCCGCCTGTTCATCCTGCGCGCGATCCACAAAACGCGGCGCCGTGCCTGCGAGACAATCAATGAAAAGTTGACCCTTCTTCATGCCGACAAGACGCTCAGGCGTTGCGC
Encoded here:
- the menD gene encoding 2-succinyl-5-enolpyruvyl-6-hydroxy-3-cyclohexene-1-carboxylic-acid synthase, coding for MSSDGHLKPVVAFVDQLAQSGVKHLCISPGSRSTPLTIAGARQAGIEIYTILDERSAGFFAFGLARRSGEPVALVCTSGTAVANYLPAVIEAYYSRVPLLVITADRPAELREQGSNQTIRQTGIFSGHVKWEYEMPTAEDSPVLIKHARIAAARAVAAATASPAGPVHVNYPLREPLLPPREVELQSMPLSFYAGVLHPDPHAITRVMKRLAEARRVLIVSGPQSESAARAIERLAVKLNVVILADPLSGHRANGSSKTPVLAHADVWLRAGHSSLDEVRPDVILRFGRALTSKSVGQALAAWQNTWQIVVEESHLWSDPQECAAEIVQANPVSFCEVLASACDDFAQMRDLRRAYAFQLMELDHACREGLRERMDGLEPFFEGQLFFELARLLPDDTNLYVGNSMPIRDMDSFFPVTSTRLRVFANRGASGIDGVVSSAVGTAAYQREKTVLVIGDLSFFHDQNGLLAACHYHIPLVIVLVQNDGGGIFSMLPQATQQDVFSYFETPHGRDFQHTAALYGAHYTRARDWDDFREALHAGLMQEGLTLLQIDTDRAENARLHRAVLAPFGHASEDGAS